The window CAGGTGGCGGTGGTTGGCCGCGGCTGAcatttcttttctttttagGGTAGGCCTCTTCCCAGTGGACGAACGCTAGCCAAGTCGGCGTCTTCAGGCGAGGTTGCGCCACAGTCTCAATTTGTTGCTTTTCCATTCAAAGGTACACCCTACCCCCGAGACCTCCTTCCGCTTCCTCCAGAGACGTCGGATGGATCGGCTTGGGATTTCTTTCTGATCGCTGGAACACAGTGCTGTCGTTTGAGCCTCTTGCAACCTTTTCACATGCTCACCTCACAAGAGTACCATCAAGGCAACCAACCAGGTGTGTCTCCAGTTGACCGGTATCTTCTTGCGTTTGTTCGAAATCAACGAGACCTGAGCACGATGCTCCGCGCTATGAGGTCGCTTCTCAGAGACTTTGTTGGCTCCCATTACACGTAACTCGAGGGACATATACTAAGCCTGGCACGGCCGAGTCGCACCAACCGCTGGTTGACGGTCGGGTTTTCCTCTCGCAGCTGAGCTGCGGATGGATACATAGTAAGCGATGTGAGAGTCACTTGGTTGCTGCGGGCTCGTATCGAAATTGCCACGAGCCTATCCTTGTACATCTGCCGTATTTCTAGACTCGCAGCTTTGGCAGACTTGATTCGAGACTTGCATACTGGAGGGGTTGCACGAGGCAACCAGCGAAGGAGAAAAAGCAATattaccccccccccccccccccccccccccccacgcAGAGTCCAGAGCAAGCCACGTCCGTGTCAAAAGGTTTTCATAGCACAGCATGGTGATCGGGAAAATGATTCGATATCTAGACGATTTGGCTGAAGAACAATTCGCCAGTCTGTCGGGCTGTGATTTGACTATGCGGTAAGGGACATCACATTCGCGAAGGCGGCTGGCTGCTTGACAAGTTACTGCTCGCCGTGTTCTGCCCGTCGCCGTTCCTTATATCCCTTCATCGACGTTTTGCGTCAATAATTCCCTGCCAACCATGCATGCACAGGTGGATCGAGTGTCCGAGGCTCCCATTTGACGCCGACGGTATCCTGACTTGTGGTCTCTTCTCCGCGCGCTTGATATGTCACTCGGGTAGAGAAGTATATTTCAAACGGGCATATTAGACAAGTTCTAAGCTCCGTCTAGTCTTCGGTTTTGTTACGCACTGCCGCGGATCCGTCGTCCAAACTTTCTCGGGCCCTTGCGGGCGGTAGTAACATCTAATCGCGTCGTGCAGTGGCATTATGTATACAGATGTGTACAGAGCGCAGTGTAAGCTCAGTTTCCAAGCGTATACTTGTCCTACTCCTCATCTGCGCCGTTATGGCCATAGAAGGCTTAGGGCCACGTCTAATTGCAGATGCAGCCATCCGTGCTGCATCGTAGGACAATCACATCGGCCGTAGGCTATCCGCTCCTTTGCAGCGAGCTACGCTCCCTTTTCCCCACCACCAATCGCAACCGAACGTCGTCGTACTCGGCATATTGTACGATGTATCTTTCCCTGACGTCCGTGATTGCCCCTGACGTACGGGTGGCGGCCCCCTTCGTTCGGTCATTTGAATCATCCTGCGATCTCAAGCAAGCTGACTCGGCTCTGGAAAGCTACTTGCTTCGCCATGGGCACCCCGTTCGCTAGGTCACCTGCTTAGCCAAGCCCctagggagagagagatcgagACACCAACGTGTTTCTGCTAAATAAGCTTGTTACTACAGCAGGACACGAATGCTTAGCCATTCCGAACATACTCGAGGACTGGCCCAAGGGTTGAGGAAGAAAAGTCGCCTCTTGgtttgatgatgatgtcggtGTCGACGCCGGTCTCGTTCGAGACGCAGATCCGACGATGCAAGGGGGTGCAGgatgctgttgttgtccaAGATGGCGCCCCCTTCCAACGTGGGATCGCAGACAGGGACGTTGTCCGGTTGGATTGGGGGAGATGTTGGTGTGGGACTGATACCGGAAGCTGGCCGTGCAGCTCCCGGAAATGCAACGCGACGCGACCGAATTTGGTTGAGCTGGATGCACATGTTGTCTCCCCGTCGGCGCAGGTACGCTGCGCCGATGCGGCCGGATGCTGCTTTCTGCTTCCGGAACCGTGGTTAGTCGTcgactcgtcgtcgtaggGGCGGTATTGGCGGCGATAACCCAAGGTTGACAGGCGTGTGGTTAGATCGATGTGGCTGGCTTCCCGACGATTCGCGGACGTACTATTGTGACGACGGCCGTACTCCCAGGCGCTAATCCGGACTAGATTGGTCGAGATATCTGGCGTCAGAATTGCGGCAAGTATCAGGCCATTCCACAATACAAGGATATCAAGCCTGCAAAATAAGGGGGATCTCGATAGTCCTGAGAGGGAGTCAGAGATCAGGTAGTGGCAACACAGATGAAGAGCAGACCCTGGAAGAACCCTCTCCTTGTCCATGTCTCTTGTGAGGTAGGGTCACGCAAAAGCACCTGGCATTCGATGTCGGGACGACGCTCGAGAAGCCTCGAGAAAGACGGGAGGAGTTGCCTGCATTTCCCACGCGACGTAACCGCACGGCATATTTTTGTTTCGCTCCTCTTCATGTGAGTCGATCTTCGGGGTCCGAGACATAAGAAAATAGTgtcttgccgtcctcctATCAGATTTTCAACGGCGCTCGCGTGGTtggtggagagagagagacatggtAATCTTGCATGGGTTGTGGATGGATGACAGGGAGATGCTTTGTGGAGATGAAGGAGGGGGATTGATATATTGGGTTTGATGTAGGAAGGAAGGGATGAAGGTGAGAGAAGTAGACCTGTGGCCTGACGGTGGGAGTTctctaggtaggtaggtaggcggAGAACCCACGTCTGGTGTTGTCTTGGTCGTCCTGGAGACGTTGGCCACGTTGTGGAAGTGCCTTCGGGGGGGTTGGTTCTCcggggggagaaggaagtGATCTACTGTGCTGTGTCTGGGCATTGATTCCTGGCCGCCACACGATCTTCATCCCGGTCTGATTCGCGGTTGGGATGTGACATGATCCTCAATGTCTTGGGAGGGCGTATGTTCTTCGAGTTGCCTTGGCCTGGTTCggggcctctgctgccccaGTTGGTGACGCTATGCTGTTGTGAAGCTGGTGGTTCACATCAACGGGGTtgctcgaggcggtcggTCCATTCTGTTGGGGTGCTGGTGGCGCTTGGATATACACACTCACATGTCACATCTCAGACCAATGTCAGATTCGGAGGTTCCCCATCGCTCGGGGGCAGAAGGCGCAGGTTTATCTGAGCCAAGGACGTTGAACTATCGGAGACCTGTGACTTTGCCTGATACTGGCAAGATATCATGTAAAAGACCGGCAGAAAGCGATGGATAAGACTGCCCAAGACAGCCTGTCGGCGTTGTCGAAATTGGCCGATTCAACTGGGCTGGTTTTGTTTAGCTGTCTATCTGAGAAGAGTCGACCGTTGTGCTGTGGGTTGGTCTGTTAACGTGGGCTTGGGGTCTTCTTAGGTCGAACGAGAGTTAATATGCAACCGGGACAGTTTATTACAGAGATGCCACCCATACAAGTGTTCACATCATCGTTGATGATTCTTTTTCTCGAGACTTGATCGGAGACTGGAGGCCTCGTCTGGCTCCCGTCTCTTGCAATCTAAACTGTGACCCACCATGAAACCGGATGATGGCGACACAACAAACCAAATCCCCCTGGTGGCACAATCAGAGAAACGTTTGAATGGAAGAAAAGGGGCCAAGACCAGGAAACGAGAGGACCATATACCAAAGAGTGGCCGTTGTCGGTGCTCGACTAACGACATCTGTCAGGAGATAGTGCCTGAATCACTGGACTTGAACGCTCTGTTATCCAGGCAATCTGAGGCGTGAAAGGTATAGCTCTGGAAACAGGATAGCGTAACTCGACGGTCAGCCTCATGTCCCGAGGAATGATATCTCAACGATGCGCTAGCGGTATCCCATGAAGACCCTCGCCTAAAGCAAGCCGTTCGGCTCTAGAAGCTCGACTTCGGAGGCCGAGCTAGTGACATTGACGAAACCCATTCTCAGAGCGCAAATCCTGCTTGAGTTCGTCTTTAAGGGGATTCGAATTCCGGCCAGCTCTGGGTATCCCAGCCAGGGGTTGACTTCGAGCTACCAGACAAATCCATGACTGAAAGCAGTTGTTTGTTGTATACGTGTACAAGTCAGGGCGTTTGATACGTAAAGTGTTGCGAAGATACCAATTTCAAAGTACAGCTTGTACGGAAAGGTATCTCTCTCCTCTGGGAAACATGCCGATGTGAATGGAAGATACGTAGATGTCGTGGAACATAGGCCTCCCTGACGAATCCGATTATGATCTCGAAGTTCATGAAAGAACCAAGCCAGCTGTATTCATGCTCGGGGTACTAGATATAAAGCGTGAGAAGGGCCCGACTTCTGTCTCCATCGTAAGAGGTGCGCTTGCAGGTCTCGTAGGCAATCCGTCaggggtgagagagagagcagtTCAACTCGAGCGCGGTTACATGTCTACATAGCGTTAAAGGTGTCGAACCTGATGTTCTGGAAGCAATGAGAGAAGTTCGTCTCTGCTTGCATCTATCCGAACCATTCTTGCCTGGCAAGACTGACGATGTCATCAAGTAATATTCGGTGATCCGATCCGTTCCAACGATAGGCACATGGGGTAACGGCATACGGGCCCGGCCCTGTGTCGAAGGAGGGAATCTGAGATAGATTGCCCCGTGTCACGGAGATTTCGCTCTCAGGAAGCGGGATGGCAAGCCTTGCTATGACGAAGGCAGCAATGCGAATCGTGGCGAGAGGGGATGTCACTTTTGGGCATTGCCATTCTGGGCACAAGTGACCGATCAAGTTTCCGTCTCGGGGAGAATATCAGAAGGAGTGAATGGAAGAGAAACATGGAATCAATCAGAGCGGTATTAGATTCTGACACGTCGCTTGTTCTCGCGATGCGTTCGAGCAACAAATGGTcgcccggggggggggaaggggaacaTCGGAAGAGGTCAGGGAAGCGAGTGGAAGATGTTCTGTGTTTATCAAATGCTTTCGTTTGAGCAAGTTGAAACTAGCAACTAACCTATTCAGAGTTGTATTCACCATGCCATTTGCCATGCACTCACCGTCCCCTCGAGTTTCGGATGTGGAACCGGCATCCGGGGAAGTGGATCACCGGGAGCGGGAAGTCTGCGGAGCCGAGCTCGGCGTGTCACGAACTCCCTCCTTTTTGCGCATTCACATGCTGTTCTAACAAAAAAAGAATCATGAAAATCCCGTGCTGATCTGACTATGGTATCTGTTCGCCCGATTTTTCCATTAAGAAGTTCAAGAGTTCATCATGGTTCTCCATCCCATGCCGCCTTGTACTTCCATATCTTCAACCCTTTCTAATCCCGCATGAATAGAAGGCTGTCTAATCGGAGCCACTCAAGGCAAATCAACTAGCTTCCTTCTCCGGCTCAGCAACCTGACAGACCCTCCACTTCCCGGTAATACAACATCCCTTCAACCTGGGGCATCCCCTTCAACCGCCTCCTCACCTTCTCGATGGCAAGTCTCAGCTCCCCCCAAGTCCAAAAGTCATCCATCAGCCCTTGCGCCTCAGAAAACAACGGAGGCAGCCGGAACTCGTCCTCAGCATGGCTCAAGAGTCTCACGCTACCACCGTTGCCGGCCTCTTGCTCGGGTTGAGGCAGCGGCTTGAACTCGATGAAGACCACCAGCTTCGTCATGTCGGTGAAGCAGAGCGAGCATCCCTTGAGAGCCTCGACGATGCGTCGCTCGTCGGGGAGGACGGACCAGTGGACACCGACGTTTCGGATGCCGGGCTTCGTCGTCCAAGGTGAATCCCACGCCCCGATGCGGCTGCGGTACACGGGCGGCGGGAGATAGACGACGTCCGAGGCCGGGACGCACTCCagcgcgggcggcgaggggcgaGACCCCTTTCGAATGTCGTGCGGGTGCGGGAAGGGGCGGAGAAGGGCACCGATGGCCGTCCGCGCCTCGGCGcagacgccgaggccgacggggCGCGGATGCCGGTATTCACGGGCGGGCTCGATGAGGCAGGTGTCTTCTCTGTACTCAAGAACACGGGGTTCGGAGCCGAAGGCCTCCCAGATCAGGAGGCGGAGTTCGAGAGGGAGGGCCATGAAGGGGTGGCAGCTCATCGGCGCCTCCCGCGTGCGGTCCTGCgttgtcgatgccgatgaggCGGGAGCAGTGATGGCAGACATCGTGCGTGTGTATAAGTGCGTAcgtgcgcgcgcgtgtgtaTCAGAAAGGAGGCATTGGTTTCAAGGTCTGGTTTCTCGTAGCAAAGGGCAACTCGGTGGATTATAGTCGGAGGTGAGGCCGCGAGTGAATCGGAAGATGCTTGGACGACGTGTCGCCCCGGTGGTGGCTTAGGTGAGACAGATGCAGCAGAGGTGTCGTTAATAGCCTATCATTGTTGAGCGGTTCCCGATTTtacgcccgccgcgccgccaacCCGGGCGGAACGCTTGattcggggggggggggagatgcAAGTGGTTCCCGGAGCATGAAGTGAGTTAAATTCGTTATGCCACCTGCCCACCTTAAAATCTCGCGGTTGATCGGGCCCCGAGCGACGGAGTCCCTCCTGTCATGGCGTCCGGGGGgggcgagacggtcgacTACGAAAGAAAAGTGTGGCGTTCGGAAGCGACGGGTTCCTCCTTGTTCAATGGGTGACTGGATGGGATGGCGGGCTGGGTTTGGGGGTGGACGGGTTTGCTTCTCTACATGTTATTCCCAGATTTGGTCGGAACTCTATCGCGTACTAAGGGGACTTCATCGACGGGGGAACAACAGAATCGAACCAGACCAAATCGAGAACCTCAAATGGCAGACCTGGGAGTGGACGCAAACCAAGACAGACCGCAGACTCCGCCCTGAATGATccgacaaccccccccccaatcctTCTCATGCCAGGACCTCGCAGCATTTCACACATGTTGTCCCCCGCCCGCCACAAGCCGCCGGCTTCGAGTCGGGCTTCCGCTGTTCATCGTCAAAGAATGTGtccgccggcgtcatggcGGCATAAGCTCCAGCACGGCTGTGCCGTCATGGCGTCAGGGGAGTGGCCTGTCTGAGCCACCATTGAAAGACAGTTGCAACGGGCCCAAAAAAACTCAATTGAGATTGGGGTGGGGTGGGGGTGGCAGTCTTCTGGAAGATCCTACTCGCATATAAGGGTAACCAACCTTCTTCCCATTCCATAGAGGAACCGCTTATCTCTTGGTCCTGAGCTCTCTCCTAGGCGGTCctgggacgcggcggcgcggcgatGTGGGTTATCGTCGCCCGGGTTGGCCGTGGGCGGCTAGCGATGCGAGATCATTACATAGGTGGGCCAGGCATCATCCAAGGCATGGTAGATCCCTCAATCACCCACGCCGAGTGTGCGGATGGTAGTGGTGACCTGTGGTTGGCCTCACTGATTGGATTGGAAGATTTGCATTTTTTTGGGCTTCGTTGCAAAATCCCGCGCACCACTTCATTTTAGCGAGAACACTATTCTTCAACTCCCGGCACCTCTTGATTTGATATGATCTTCCTTCGCTGAAATACATCGTATAGGAGCTGCGACTAGCAATGGCCGAGATAATCTCCGGTGTTGCTTCGGCAGTGGACCCCCTAAGCTCCGGCCGTCTGGCCCCACTTTCCACACGACCGGCACCGGGTGGATGTTCGCGTCGCACGACCGATCCCAAGATTGGTTACGGTGAGGTAGGGTTCGGATTGCAAGATGGGCGAACCCGGTAAAGTTAAGTTTGTGTGTTTAATCCGAACCAGCGTGGCCGAGGCAAATAGTGGTAAATGCTGACCTGGCCGACGGAGGGAAACGGTTCATAAGTGCACCGGCCGAAGTTGCGAGGTCAGGTCCTACTAGAGGCCGTTCCTTTAGGATCTTTCGCCAATACCCAGACATGAGAGCTCAAACAGACAACTTCCAGTCCCGGAGGGCGTGATAAGATACATGCACCACATCGTGATAGGCCGCAACTGGTTGCTCTGCTCTagctgggcgacgatgcGTATTGAGGGATACCTGACGATGGGTACCTCTTCATACCCGGCTGGCACAAAGCATTGGTAGAAGTGTTTGCATGATGATTTTGCCGTTTATAAACGCGTCGGTCAGGGAAGAAACAGGAAGAAACTCGAGTGTACCAGACACCAACTCTTCCCACGCTTGATCATACATACAGCTATCGAGCAACAGCCAGCAAAAGTGCCATCCAGAACTGCCCATACAGCTCTACCAGAGGCTACAGGTAGCCTGCTTCTGAGGACAGTTGAATGCGGCGCGGAAGTCCTCCGAATTGTCCAACGGGCCCTTGATGCGAGCAAACCCAAGGGAGTGGACATCGGTGACGATTTGGTAGACGTCGGCTTCCTTAGACGACTTCTCGCACCAGGTCTGGGCATAATGCAAGAAAAATAACTGGTCGTGAGAGAACTTTTGCAGACCCGGAAGGTCCATATTGTTGGACTTCTTGTCCGCCTGCGATTTCTTCCACGCCGCGTAAGACGTCACCACACCGCCTGCGTCAGCAATGTTCTCCCCAAGCGTAAAGTTGCCGTTGATAGGCACTACCGTACCGTTGGGCGCCATGACGGTAAACTTTTGGTACTGGTCGGCAAAGCACCTGGTGCGGTTCGTGAAGGCTTGGAGGCTCTTCTCGTCCCACCAGTTGACGAGGGAACCGTTGGCAGCATAGTTGTGTCCATTGTTGTCGAAGCCATGCGTGAGCTCGTGGCCGAGAACCATGCCGAGCCCACCGTAATTGATGTATGCAGGGTACTCGGGGCTGTACAGAGGCTTTTGCTGAATGCCGGCGTTGATGATAATGTCATTGTACGTAGCGAAATAATACGCGTTGGTCGTTGATGGGGTCTGGAGCCATATTGCCTTGTCACTAGGCTTGCCAAGTTGTGCAAAAGTCTTCTTGCCAGCAAAGGCTGCAAGCGCGACAGCGTTGTCGAAGTAGGCGTTGCCAAGCTGCAGACCGGAGAAGGTGTCTGCGAGGTTGCGGGGGTTGGCAGTGTCGGGCGACATGTCTGGGTAGCCGATCTTCTTCACAATGGCgttgaccttctcctcggcggccttcttgacctCGGAAGAGAGCCAGTCCTTGTCTCCGAGGCGCGATATGAAGGCTTGCTGGATACTGCCCATCATGTTGGTGGCGAGCTCACGAGACTCCTTCGAGTAACCCTTGTCAAGGTAGAAACGGCTGAGAATCCAGCCTAGCCCAGAAGGCAGGCTGCTCCAAGGTACACCCTCGTCGACATGCTGGACGCATTGTTGCCATCTTGGGGCCTTGCCGACCACGTTGGGATCTGCAGCTCGAATTTTGTCTTTGAAGCTGTTAAGCCGCTCTGTAGCTTCGGCCTCAACATAGTCGGAAAAGGTTAAGACCATCTTCCACATGAAGAAACCTTGGACTGTCTCGACGGAAGTGTTGGTAACCAGCTGAGAAAGGTTGCCGAAGTAACCAGGTGAGAAGTAAAGTTCTTTGAGCTCATAATCAGCGGAAATCAAGTTCTTGAGGACGAAGTCGTGGTTGAGCTCCGGTGCCACGCTCGTGACTTGTTCCAACTTGAACTTCCTGCCTGGTGACTAAATGCAATTGTCAGCCGAGAATTCCTCGACACTTGGTTGGGGGTGAAGACTCGAGCCGAGGTACATGCAAGGGATCGTGTGTTTTGGTTGCATTGAGCGGCAAGCCGCAGAACTTACGTTATCGTCTGCGCGACTGTCGTCCTTGGACTTTAAGGCGCTTACATCCCTCTCAAACTggttgatggcgacggcgagttTCTGGGCGTAACTGGCAGTGAGCTTGCTGGGGTGCACTTCTTGTAGCACGGCAGCCATGATGCGCTGGTACTCTTCGACCGTCTGATTGTTGTGAGCTTGTGAGTCGCTGAGGCCTGGCGTGCCACCGGGCAGGACGGATATTATCGTTTGGTTCTACAATGCGGTTAGACTGGTGGTGCTCTGAGGGACAGAAGACCGCGTCGAAACACATCGATGAGTGGCAACGACGGACAAACacagacaacaacaacaagtGACATACTGGATCCTGATCGTCCAAAGTGACATCGATGAGCTCGAAAGTCCCGATACCGTGCTGGTTGAAAAGCAGCAAGGCCTTGCCAATGTTGGAAGCATCGCCCTTGGAAACCTTGCGTTCCCTGTCTTCCGTTGTATCGGCGACAGGAAATGCCTCTGCAACGCGGTTGATGAGGCTGATTAGAGGGCGTAGGCCTGCCGCCTGGACGGCGGTATTGTTCAAGCAGGCGTTATACGTGTCGACGATAAGCTTGAAGTTGTCTCTATCGATGGCGACCTGTTCCTGGGACAGGGATGCCGTCAGAAAGCCAGCATTGGGCCCGTTGGGATACGGGCCCTCCAGGACGTCCCTCAGCACGATGTTGACAGCATTTCTGACTTCGCCCAGGGACGAGGCCCTTGCACGACCAGCGATCGGCGTGTGCGTCGAGGCCCAACCCGCGCATGCCACTGCCAAGAAAGTGTGTCAACGGGCGAGGCGCAATGCCATTTTGACTTTTGCTCGATTGTGCGTAGGAAACATGAGAAGAAATATCATGCAGGGATCGGGAGCTTGGGCGCGGGGAAGCAGAGAGGAACAAATGTCATGCAGGCattggggggggaggaggagacaaGGGAAAACACCGTCGGACGTACGTTTGTCAAAGTCTGTGCACGGATCAATATCGGTATAGTTGGGCGCAATGCTGCTGAGAATGTAGGAAGAAAGCTGGAGACATGCCGGCGTGGTGCAGACGCTGCCGCCAGCCTCGGCGTTGGAGAGCGCGGGAGTCATTGTGTAAGACGACGGGCCCTTCGTTCTCGGGGTTCTGTTCTTGATGCGTACGTATCAGCAACAGGTCTCGAAGGCATTTCAAGTGTGAACTCACGCTGAAGAAGGCGTCCTGGGCAGCTGGTGATGTGCAGAGGTA is drawn from Colletotrichum destructivum chromosome 6, complete sequence and contains these coding sequences:
- a CDS encoding Putative 2EXR domain-containing protein, whose product is MSAITAPASSASTTQDRTREAPMSCHPFMALPLELRLLIWEAFGSEPRVLEYREDTCLIEPAREYRHPRPVGLGVCAEARTAIGALLRPFPHPHDIRKGSRPSPPALECVPASDVVYLPPPVYRSRIGAWDSPWTTKPGIRNVGVHWSVLPDERRIVEALKGCSLCFTDMTKLVVFIEFKPLPQPEQEAGNGGSVRLLSHAEDEFRLPPLFSEAQGLMDDFWTWGELRLAIEKVRRRLKGMPQVEGMLYYREVEGLSGC
- a CDS encoding Putative peptidase M13, metallopeptidase, catalytic domain superfamily, peptidase M13, domain 2 encodes the protein MTPALSNAEAGGSVCTTPACLQLSSYILSSIAPNYTDIDPCTDFDKLACAGWASTHTPIAGRARASSLGEVRNAVNIVLRDVLEGPYPNGPNAGFLTASLSQEQVAIDRDNFKLIVDTYNACLNNTAVQAAGLRPLISLINRVAEAFPVADTTEDRERKVSKGDASNIGKALLLFNQHGIGTFELIDVTLDDQDPNQTIISVLPGGTPGLSDSQAHNNQTVEEYQRIMAAVLQEVHPSKLTASYAQKLAVAINQFERDVSALKSKDDSRADDNSPGRKFKLEQVTSVAPELNHDFVLKNLISADYELKELYFSPGYFGNLSQLVTNTSVETVQGFFMWKMVLTFSDYVEAEATERLNSFKDKIRAADPNVVGKAPRWQQCVQHVDEGVPWSSLPSGLGWILSRFYLDKGYSKESRELATNMMGSIQQAFISRLGDKDWLSSEVKKAAEEKVNAIVKKIGYPDMSPDTANPRNLADTFSGLQLGNAYFDNAVALAAFAGKKTFAQLGKPSDKAIWLQTPSTTNAYYFATYNDIIINAGIQQKPLYSPEYPAYINYGGLGMVLGHELTHGFDNNGHNYAANGSLVNWWDEKSLQAFTNRTRCFADQYQKFTVMAPNGTVVPINGNFTLGENIADAGGVVTSYAAWKKSQADKKSNNMDLPGLQKFSHDQLFFLHYAQTWCEKSSKEADVYQIVTDVHSLGFARIKGPLDNSEDFRAAFNCPQKQATCSLW